GGCTATGCCTGGCATGGGCTGGGGGCAGGGGCGGTGGCCACCTCGTGGCAGGAGTTGATCGCACGCTGTTTTCCGGTGCAACGGCGCGGGCGCTTCATGGGCGTTTCGTTCTTCCTGGGCGGGGGCGCCGGCGCGTTGGCCGCCCTCCTCAGCCGGCGCTTTCTGGGTGTCTATCCTTTTCCCTCCAACTTCTTCCATATCTTTCTTGGCGCCGCCGTCTGCATCACCGTCAGCTGGTTCTTCCTGGCGCTGACGCGCGAGCCGGTGCAGGCGGTTACTGCCCCACGGCGCAGCAATCGCGAGTTCTTCGCCGCTCTGCCCGCCATCGTGCGCAACGACGCCAACTACCGGCGCTTCCTGCTGGCGCGGCTGGCGATGGTGGTGGGCTGGATGGCCTCAGGCTTCGTCACCGTGGCCGCCGTCCAACGCCTGGGCGTGCCGGACAGCCGGGTGGGGTTCTACACCGCCGAGTTGCTGATCGGCCAGACCGCCGCCAATCTGACCCTGGGCCTTCTCGCCGATCGTTTCGGCAATAAGCTGACACTCGAAATCGGCGCTGTGGCCGCATGTCTGGCCTTCACTTTGGCCTGGGCGGCGCCCTCGCCGGCCTGGTACGATGCCGTCTTTGTGCTCATGGGTGTGGCCAACGGCGCTGGCGTTGTTTCGGGCCTGATGATCGTGCTCGAATTCGCCCCACCCGACCGCCGGACGACCTATCTGGGCCTCACCAATACCGTGTTGGGTGTAGCAAGTATGACCGGCCCGCTCTTGGGCGCACTGCTGGTCGGGTTGAGCTATCAGTTGCTATTTGCGATCAGCGCCGTCGCCAATGTCATCGCCTTTGTCATCCTGCACTGGTGGGTGCGCGAGCCGAGGAAAACGCATCGATCACACGGGGAGTAGAGCGTCGGCCAAAGCAGAACGGTGGTTGTAAACCATGTTACTTTGTCCAGCCCGCGCTTTGTGGTAAGATGCACAAATAATCATCTATCGTCCACCCTTTGCCGAGGCGCTGCATGATCCCCGACATCGCCACTCTCGAACGTCTTTCTCCCACCGCCCTGGTCGAGTCCAACCTTGAGCGCATCCTGGGCCAGGACCTGGCGCAGGTTCGCCACCGCTTGCACGAAGTTTTGCAGAGCGGTTATCCGCTGCTCGACGAACTCCTGGCCGGCCAGTTGCACAGCCACTACCCGCGCGCCATCATCGTCCTGGGCACCAGCCGCCTGGGTCACACCACCAGCAGCAAGCGCGTGGCCCTGGCCGCGGCCATCGAGTTACTCCACCTGGCCACCAACATCCACATCGCCATCCCCCGCGGCCCCCTGGAGGCAAACGAACGTAACCGGCTCATGCTTGGTTCCGCCATTTTGATGGGCGATTATTGCTTCAGCCAGGCCTCGAAGCTGGCGGCTGAAACCGAGAACCCCGCCGTCGTCTCCGCCTTTGCCAATGCCCTGGCCCAGCTTTCCGAGCGTCATGTCGTGACGACGCTCGAAACGCCCGACCTGCCGTACACTGATGGCGCCATCCTCTACGCCGCCGCCGCCGAAGCCTCGGCCCTGCTCGTCGGCCTCCCGCGCCCCATTCGCTACGCCCTGCGCGAGGCCGCCCTTGCCTTCGGCGAAGTCCTGACCGACTCCGAAACCACCCTGGTCGAGGCCATCTCCCGGCTCGACGCCCTCGCTCCCGACCGCCCCATCACCAAACCGTTCGTCAGCTGGCTGCGCTCGCGGCTGCCGATTTAGGTGGGGGAGGGGAGAGAAGGAAACAGGGAAACAATGTAGACAAGTAGAAACAGTCAACAGTCAACAGTCAACAGTCAACAATCAACGGAGAACTTGCCCCCTGCGACCTGCCCCCTGCCACTTGCCCCCTGCCACCTGCCCCCTGCCACTTGCCCCCTGCCACCTGCCACTTGCGACCCTCCGCCCCTCTTATGCGCAACCACAGCCAAGCCCTCGAATACGTTCGCCGCGATAGCGAGGCCATCTCGCCCTCGTACACCCGCAGCTATCCCTTTGTCATGGCTCGCGGAAGCGGCTCGGAGGTGTGGGATGTCGATGGCAATCGCTACATCGACTTCACCTCCGGCATCGCTGTTACCAACACCGGGCACTCGCACCCCGCCGTCGTCCAGGCGATCAAAGACCAGGCCGAGCTTTTCCTGCACATGTCGGGAACCGATTTCTACTATCCGCCGCAGATCGAGCTGGCCGAGCGGTTGAACGGCCTGGCCCCGATGTCCGCGCCGACCAAAGTCTTCTTCACCAATTCCGGGGCCGAGACGATCGAAGCGGCGATGAAGCTGGCCCGCTTCTACAGCGGACGCCCGCGCTTTTTGGCCTTCTACGGCGCTTTTCATGGCCGCACCTACGGCGCCCTCTCGCTCACAGCCTCCAAAGCCGTCCAACGCCGGGGCTTTGCGCCGCTGGTGCCCGGCGTCTCGCATGCCGTCTACCCCAACCCTTTCCGCAACCCCTGGCCGGGTTCGGAGCCGGGGCAGGCGGCGCTGGATTATATCGAAAAACAACTGTTCAAAACCACGGCGCCGCCCGAAGAAGTGGCGGCCATCATCGTCGAACCCATCCAGGGCGAGGGCGGCTACATCGTCCCGCCCGACAACTTCCTGCCCGGGCTGCGCCGCCTGTGCGACCAGTACGGCATCCTCCTCATCTTCGATGAGGTGCAAACCGGGATGGGACGCACGGGCAAGTTCTTCGCCAGTGAACACTGGGGCGTCGAGCCGGACATCGTCTGCGTGGCCAAGGGCATTGCCAGCGGGTTGCCGTTGGGTGCGGTCATCGCCCGCAGCGAAGTGATGAGCTGGCCGCGGGGGTCTCATGCCAGCACTTTCGGCGGCAATCCCGTGGCCTGCGCCGCCGCCCTGGTCACGCTCGACCTGCTCGAGGGCGGCTTCAATCAGATGGCGGCCGAGAGCGGCGAGCACCTGATGGCCCGCCTGCGCCGGATGATGGCGGTTTATCCGCAGATCGGCGATGTGCGCGGCAAAGGGTTGATGGTGGCGGCCGACATCGTCAAGGACCAGGAGACGAACGAACCCGACCCGGCCCTGCGCGACCGCATCGAAGACCGGGCCTTCGAGCATGGGTTGCTTTTGATCGGCTGCGGCGCCAACTGCATCCGCTTCGTCCCGCCCCTCAACATCCCCCGCGCCCTGCTGGACGAGGGCATCGATTTGTTCGAG
The window above is part of the Caldilineales bacterium genome. Proteins encoded here:
- a CDS encoding MFS transporter, with the translated sequence MRREMLSEQASLPTGATRSLTRRAMGRLLQLEQPVAPRSEAEFVADVHRHYRWNFAVNLLDVVNFWIGLGFLSSTTIVPLFVSKLTPNPLFIGLAAMIAQGGWYLPQLFTANMLERLARKKPVVVNLGFFTERLPMWVIVLSAPAALHSTSLALFLFFLGYAWHGLGAGAVATSWQELIARCFPVQRRGRFMGVSFFLGGGAGALAALLSRRFLGVYPFPSNFFHIFLGAAVCITVSWFFLALTREPVQAVTAPRRSNREFFAALPAIVRNDANYRRFLLARLAMVVGWMASGFVTVAAVQRLGVPDSRVGFYTAELLIGQTAANLTLGLLADRFGNKLTLEIGAVAACLAFTLAWAAPSPAWYDAVFVLMGVANGAGVVSGLMIVLEFAPPDRRTTYLGLTNTVLGVASMTGPLLGALLVGLSYQLLFAISAVANVIAFVILHWWVREPRKTHRSHGE
- a CDS encoding acetyl ornithine aminotransferase family protein, yielding MRNHSQALEYVRRDSEAISPSYTRSYPFVMARGSGSEVWDVDGNRYIDFTSGIAVTNTGHSHPAVVQAIKDQAELFLHMSGTDFYYPPQIELAERLNGLAPMSAPTKVFFTNSGAETIEAAMKLARFYSGRPRFLAFYGAFHGRTYGALSLTASKAVQRRGFAPLVPGVSHAVYPNPFRNPWPGSEPGQAALDYIEKQLFKTTAPPEEVAAIIVEPIQGEGGYIVPPDNFLPGLRRLCDQYGILLIFDEVQTGMGRTGKFFASEHWGVEPDIVCVAKGIASGLPLGAVIARSEVMSWPRGSHASTFGGNPVACAAALVTLDLLEGGFNQMAAESGEHLMARLRRMMAVYPQIGDVRGKGLMVAADIVKDQETNEPDPALRDRIEDRAFEHGLLLIGCGANCIRFVPPLNIPRALLDEGIDLFERSLAEAID